The proteins below are encoded in one region of Candidatus Eisenbacteria bacterium:
- a CDS encoding sigma-54-dependent Fis family transcriptional regulator, whose product MRILVVDDEPKMRDLIARALEKDGHAVERTGSLRDTDARLRETSFDLVITDLKMETDEAGLSVLRHVKEKSPDADVILVTGYATIETGARAIRGGAYDYLIKPIKIADLRERVRVIAKRRAERGAEKGPAPRPERPLVFDDIVVGENAKMQRVYELLPRVVCTHSTILIRGESGTGKEVIARTIHRASPRKAGPFVEVNCAALVDTLLESELFGIEKRVATGVDRREGKFEQANGGTLFLDEIGDMSLATQAKVLRAMQNRRIERVGGREMIEVDVRIVAATNADLDRAVREGRFREDLFYRLNVVTIEIPPLRERREDIPHFVDHFLARFNASFERAIKGVDPEAMRALRSYEWPGNVRELENTIERAFLMSRDSIIRLEDLPEKIAGGGESASEALFQLPEEGIDLEAVERDLIVQALRRTGGNRTRAAKLLGVTRRILGYRMEKYRIEGDEDPRNGKAV is encoded by the coding sequence ATGCGCATTCTCGTGGTGGACGACGAGCCGAAGATGAGGGACCTCATCGCCCGCGCGCTCGAGAAGGACGGGCACGCGGTGGAGAGAACCGGCTCCTTGCGGGACACCGACGCGAGGCTTCGCGAGACCTCGTTCGATCTGGTGATCACCGACCTCAAGATGGAGACCGACGAGGCCGGCCTGTCCGTTCTTCGACACGTAAAGGAAAAGTCGCCGGACGCCGACGTGATCCTCGTCACCGGATACGCGACGATCGAGACGGGCGCGCGCGCGATCCGCGGCGGGGCGTACGATTACCTGATCAAGCCGATCAAGATCGCGGACCTTCGAGAGCGCGTCCGCGTGATCGCCAAACGGCGGGCGGAGCGCGGAGCGGAGAAAGGCCCCGCCCCGCGCCCGGAGCGACCCCTCGTCTTCGACGACATCGTGGTCGGGGAGAACGCGAAGATGCAGCGGGTCTACGAGCTTCTTCCTCGCGTCGTCTGCACCCATTCGACGATCCTCATTCGCGGGGAGAGCGGCACGGGGAAGGAGGTGATCGCCCGCACGATCCATCGGGCGAGCCCCAGGAAGGCGGGGCCCTTCGTGGAGGTGAACTGCGCGGCCCTCGTCGATACCCTTCTCGAAAGCGAGCTCTTCGGGATCGAGAAGCGGGTCGCGACCGGAGTCGACCGGCGCGAGGGGAAGTTCGAGCAGGCGAACGGCGGCACGCTCTTCCTCGACGAGATCGGCGACATGAGCCTCGCCACGCAGGCGAAGGTTCTTCGCGCGATGCAGAATCGGAGGATCGAGAGGGTGGGCGGGCGCGAGATGATCGAGGTCGACGTTCGGATCGTCGCGGCCACGAACGCCGACCTCGATCGGGCGGTCCGCGAGGGGCGCTTCCGCGAGGACCTCTTCTACCGGCTGAACGTGGTCACGATCGAGATCCCGCCGCTCCGCGAGCGCCGCGAGGATATCCCCCACTTCGTCGATCACTTCCTCGCCCGCTTCAACGCCTCCTTCGAGCGCGCGATCAAGGGCGTCGATCCGGAAGCGATGAGGGCGCTCCGAAGCTACGAGTGGCCTGGGAACGTGCGCGAGCTCGAGAACACGATCGAGCGCGCGTTCCTGATGAGCCGGGACTCGATCATCCGCCTCGAGGATCTCCCCGAGAAGATCGCCGGCGGGGGAGAAAGCGCTTCCGAGGCGCTCTTTCAGCTCCCCGAGGAAGGGATCGATCTCGAAGCGGTCGAGAGAGACCTCATCGTGCAGGCCCTTCGGAGAACCGGGGGGAACCGGACGCGAGCCGCGAAGCTTCTCGGCGTCACGCGGCGGATCCTCGGGTACCGGATGGAGAAGTATCGGATCGAGGGGGACGAGGACCCTCGCAACGGAAAGGCGGTTTGA
- a CDS encoding sigma 54-interacting transcriptional regulator produces the protein MGCPRGIITGDPRFLRLLDTIGRVAPTPVPVLLQGESGTGKELLARLLHERSGRVARPFLALNCAALCETLAESELFGHVSGAFTGALRDRKGIFEEAAGGTLFLDEIGDLSPAIQGKLLRVLQEGIIYRVGDATPRPVRFRLVAATHKDLGEETRRGSFREDLFYRIHVVPIVLPPLRERQGDVRLLVRALLPRLAESFGKPVAGVSDEVALLLESYPWPGNVRELENELKRMVALAEPGIVLDRRHLSERIRNGYRESSPEPATLQEKLDRLERSEILEVLDRTGGNKTRAARELGLSRQGLKNKLARYGIERETANDGEDTIGTAPEEKCVLSD, from the coding sequence ATGGGCTGCCCGCGGGGAATCATCACGGGGGACCCCAGGTTCCTTCGCCTGCTCGATACGATCGGCCGCGTCGCCCCGACCCCCGTCCCGGTCCTCCTCCAAGGGGAGAGCGGCACCGGAAAGGAGCTCCTCGCCCGCCTGCTTCATGAGAGAAGCGGCCGCGTCGCGCGCCCGTTCCTCGCGCTGAACTGCGCGGCCCTCTGCGAGACGCTCGCCGAGAGCGAGCTTTTCGGGCACGTGTCCGGGGCGTTCACCGGCGCGCTCCGCGACCGGAAGGGGATCTTCGAGGAGGCGGCGGGGGGGACGCTCTTCCTCGACGAGATCGGCGATCTGTCGCCCGCGATCCAGGGGAAGCTGCTTCGGGTCCTTCAAGAGGGAATTATCTATCGGGTGGGCGACGCGACCCCGCGCCCGGTCCGTTTTCGCCTAGTCGCCGCGACCCACAAGGATCTTGGCGAGGAGACGCGCCGCGGGAGCTTCCGAGAGGATCTCTTCTATCGGATCCACGTCGTGCCGATCGTGCTCCCCCCGCTCCGCGAGCGGCAGGGGGATGTCCGCCTTCTCGTCCGCGCGCTCCTCCCGAGGCTCGCCGAGAGTTTCGGAAAGCCGGTCGCCGGCGTGAGCGACGAGGTCGCGCTTCTCCTCGAGAGCTACCCGTGGCCGGGAAACGTGCGCGAGCTCGAGAACGAGCTGAAGCGGATGGTCGCCCTCGCGGAGCCCGGAATCGTCCTCGACCGGCGGCATCTCTCGGAGCGAATCCGGAACGGCTATCGGGAGTCCTCTCCCGAACCGGCCACCTTGCAGGAGAAGCTCGATCGACTGGAGAGGTCGGAGATCCTCGAGGTCCTCGATCGGACGGGTGGAAACAAAACCCGAGCCGCGCGCGAGCTCGGCCTCTCGAGACAGGGGCTCAAGAACAAGCTGGCGCGCTACGGGATCGAGCGAGAGACGGCGAACGACGGGGAGGACACGATCGGAACCGCACCAGAGGAGAAGTGCGTGCTTTCCGATTGA
- a CDS encoding tetratricopeptide repeat protein encodes MRSSARTLAAALSLLVLFTGCARGPSFEQRKEDGIRAFQEERIPEAIDLLDGCSREEPRDFQVRYYLARSLEAGEQYALALSEWEHLLLISPSFAEGHYRRGNVLAMMKRLGPAIESWGRATELDPTFTEAYLNQGMAYEDLERWDEAMAAYLLAIRADSTFSPAYLNLALLFEKADAWESALEMFNAAIRLDTTFIGPYLNRIQLLLRLDRKSEAADRIRELLKREGLDAETSDSLSALLRRLES; translated from the coding sequence GTGAGAAGCTCCGCCCGCACCCTCGCCGCGGCTCTCTCCCTGCTCGTTCTCTTCACGGGGTGCGCGCGCGGACCTTCGTTCGAACAACGGAAAGAAGACGGCATCCGCGCGTTTCAAGAAGAGCGCATTCCGGAGGCCATCGATCTTCTCGACGGCTGCTCGAGAGAGGAGCCCCGCGACTTCCAGGTCCGCTACTATCTGGCGAGAAGCCTCGAGGCGGGGGAGCAGTACGCGCTCGCTCTCAGCGAATGGGAGCATCTCCTCCTCATCTCACCGAGTTTCGCTGAAGGGCATTACCGCCGGGGGAACGTTCTGGCGATGATGAAGCGGCTGGGCCCGGCGATCGAGTCGTGGGGGCGCGCCACGGAGCTCGACCCGACCTTCACGGAGGCTTACCTGAATCAGGGGATGGCGTACGAGGATCTCGAGCGGTGGGACGAGGCGATGGCGGCCTATCTTCTCGCGATTCGAGCCGACTCGACTTTCTCGCCCGCCTACTTGAACCTCGCGCTCCTCTTCGAGAAGGCGGACGCGTGGGAAAGCGCGCTCGAGATGTTCAACGCTGCGATCCGCCTCGACACGACGTTCATCGGTCCCTACCTCAACCGGATCCAGCTTCTCCTTCGGCTCGACCGCAAGTCGGAAGCGGCGGATCGGATCCGGGAGCTCTTGAAGCGCGAGGGCCTCGACGCGGAGACGTCCGACTCCCTCTCCGCTCTTCTCCGCCGCCTCGAATCGTGA